A single region of the Syngnathoides biaculeatus isolate LvHL_M chromosome 17, ASM1980259v1, whole genome shotgun sequence genome encodes:
- the cryba4 gene encoding beta-crystallin A4: protein MTHHCTKYSGHWKILVFDEECFQGRRHEFTSECGNVMELGFETVRSLRVESGAWVGYEHASFQGQQLVLERGEYPQCDAFGGSNAYHIERLTSFRPIACANHRECRMTIFERENFLGRKGELSDDYPSLQAMGWCNNEVGSLKVQSGALVCYQYPGYRGYQYIMECDRHCGEYKHFKEFGAHCQTPQIQSIRRIQQ from the exons ATGACACACCACTGCACCAAGTACTCCGGCCACTGGAAG ATCCTCGTCTTCGACGAGGAATGTTTCCAGGGCCGCCGTCACGAGTTCACGTCGGAGTGCGGCAACGTGATGGAGCTCGGCTTTGAGACGGTGCGCTCGCTGCGCGTGGAGAGCGGCGC CTGGGTGGGCTACGAACACGCCTCCTTCCAGGGGCAACAGTTGGTTCTGGAGCGGGGCGAGTACCCCCAGTGCGACGCCTTCGGGGGCAGCAACGCGTACCACATCGAGAGGTTGACCTCCTTCAGGCCCATCGCCTGCGCG AACCACCGAGAGTGCCGCATGACCATCTTTGAGCGGGAGAACTTCCTGGGCCGGAAAGGTGAGCTGAGCGACGACTACCCGTCCCTGCAGGCCATGGGCTGGTGCAACAACGAAGTGGGATCCCTCAAAGTCCAGTCGGGAGC GTTGGTGTGCTACCAGTACCCCGGTTACCGTGGTTACCAGTACATCATGGAGTGCGACCGCCACTGCGGGGAGTACAAACACTTCAAGGAGTTTGGCGCGCACTGCCAGACGCCCCAGATCCAGTCCATCAGGCGCATCCAGCAGTAG